Genomic window (Gelria sp. Kuro-4):
GCAAAAGCAAGAACGATGAAGAGAACGGTGATGAAGACCGCCAGCACCCGGTACTCGCGCATGAGAAAAGCCATGGCTCCTTCGTGGATGGCTGCGGCGATCTCCTGCATGCGGGCGGTGCCCGCCTCCGCCCTCACCACCCGCAGAGTGAGAAAGAGCGCAAAGGCCAGCGCGAGCAGCCCGGCAGCCGGTGCCAGGATAACAAGGGACTCCATTCCTTAAGTTCGCCTCCTCTGTAACGTCCTGAAGAGATTTCTTGGAAAAGTAAGAGCACCTACCTTCAGGTAAGTGCCCGCCCCTTCTAAAGGATGGTTAGAAGCAGCGCCAGAACCATGAAGGCGAAGGCAATGTACTTGGTCCAGGACTCCAGCTTCTCGTTGATCCCTTTCTTCTTGCCGAAGAAGGTTTCGGCCCCGCCTGCAATGCTACCGGAAAGGCCGGCGGACTTGCCGGACTGCAGTAAAACCAGAGCGATGAGGCCGAGGGAAACGAGGACAAAGACCACTAGAAGAACGGTTCGCAGCACCCGCATCACCTCCATTATTGCCCTGGCCTACCCTGCTTATGCCTGGCCAGGTTGTCCACGCCGTTACATCCACCCTATTGTAGCATAGAACGAAACAGATGGCAACGAAGGGGCGTGAGTCGTTGGTGGTTGGCTGTTGGTTATGAAGGCAACCCTCGGCGGTCCAGGCCCACAGTTTTTACCTGCGCCACCGCCTACTAACTACTAACGACCCACGACCAAGGAGGTCGTGAGTCGTCGGTAGTGGGTTGTCAACTATTAACGTGATCCTCGGGGGTCCACCAATCACTGGCTACTAACGACTTACGAATGAGAGGAGACCCGGAACGCGGCGCGGCCGGGGAAGAGGGCGCTGCCGGCGAGGAGCTCCTCGATGCGCAGCAGCTGGTTGTACTTGGCCACACGCTCGGAGCGCGAGGGTGCGCCCGTTTTAATCTGCCCCGTGTTCGCCGCCACCACAATGTCGGCGATGGTGGTGTCCTCCGTCTCGCCCGAGCGGTGCGATACCACGGCGGTGTAGCCGGCCCCCTTGGCCATCTCGATGGCCGCCAGGGTCTCGGTGAGGGTGCCGATCTGGTTCACCTTGATGAGCACGGAGTTGGCCACCTTCTGGGCGATGCCGCGGCTGATGAGCTCCGTGTTGGTGACGAAGATGTCGTCGCCCACCAGCTGCAGCCTGCCGCCCAGCCGGGCCGTGAGCTCCTGCCAGCCTTCCCAGTCGTCCTCCGCCAGGCCGTCTTCCAAGGAGATAATCGGGTAGCGCTCCGCCAGACGGGCGTAGAAGTCAACCAGCTCACTCGCCGTCAGCGTTTTGCCCTCGCCGGCCAAGACGTAGCGCCCGTCCCGGTACAGCTCGGACGCCGCCGCGTCGATGGCCAGGTAGACATCTTCGCCCGGCTTAAGGCCGGCCTTGGT
Coding sequences:
- the secG gene encoding preprotein translocase subunit SecG, which gives rise to MRVLRTVLLVVFVLVSLGLIALVLLQSGKSAGLSGSIAGGAETFFGKKKGINEKLESWTKYIAFAFMVLALLLTIL